One Prolixibacteraceae bacterium DNA segment encodes these proteins:
- a CDS encoding DUF3472 domain-containing protein yields MEKVFGILIILVAILSSCKEESPIEYKISVPFAGNGWINDGATPANRTKFNRKGVFNLTDKEKAIRLYFRTEATGTIFLGLRAKAPEGNAQIKFSFEGETHNITLRDTTWQDVNAGNFKIDKPGYHMVEITGINKKGDSYGEYKDLLLVGEATNDSIYYVKKSFYWGRRGPSVHMGYSVPKEIGDVEYFYNEITVPKNNDVIGSYFMANGFAEGYFGIQVNSSSERRILFSVWSPYNTNNPEEIPSDQRIQMLKKGDDVYTGKFGSEGSGGQSFLKYNWEAQTTYRFLLRAKPTKENCTDYTAWFMDPKVNKWQLIASFRRPKTSTYIKRPHSFLENFMVQQGNIPRTVNFTNQWACNTKGEWYELTKGRFTADATAHKEERLDYAGGATNGHFFLKNCGFFSDRVTFDQNFEREAQGNKPQIDFSKLP; encoded by the coding sequence ATGGAGAAAGTATTTGGGATACTCATTATCCTAGTAGCAATCCTATCCTCATGCAAAGAGGAGAGTCCGATTGAGTACAAAATTTCTGTCCCTTTTGCCGGAAACGGTTGGATAAATGATGGAGCTACGCCAGCCAATAGAACAAAATTCAATAGAAAGGGAGTATTTAATCTCACAGATAAAGAGAAAGCCATTCGTTTATATTTTCGCACCGAAGCAACAGGAACAATTTTTTTAGGATTGCGCGCAAAGGCCCCAGAAGGAAATGCACAAATTAAATTTTCATTCGAAGGAGAGACACATAATATCACATTAAGAGATACCACATGGCAAGATGTGAATGCAGGTAATTTTAAAATAGACAAACCTGGCTACCACATGGTAGAAATTACAGGAATAAACAAGAAAGGAGACTCCTATGGAGAGTATAAAGACCTTCTACTTGTAGGGGAAGCCACAAACGATTCAATCTATTATGTCAAGAAGAGTTTCTACTGGGGACGTAGAGGCCCATCGGTGCATATGGGGTATTCCGTACCCAAGGAGATTGGAGACGTAGAATATTTCTATAACGAGATCACAGTCCCTAAAAACAATGATGTGATTGGATCTTACTTCATGGCCAATGGATTTGCTGAAGGTTATTTTGGAATTCAGGTAAACTCCTCTTCTGAACGACGCATCCTATTCTCTGTATGGAGCCCATACAACACCAATAACCCCGAAGAAATTCCTAGTGACCAACGCATACAAATGCTAAAAAAAGGAGATGATGTCTACACTGGGAAATTTGGGAGTGAAGGGTCAGGAGGACAAAGTTTCCTGAAATATAACTGGGAAGCACAAACCACATACCGTTTTCTACTGAGAGCAAAACCAACCAAAGAAAACTGTACTGATTACACCGCTTGGTTTATGGACCCAAAAGTAAATAAATGGCAACTCATCGCCTCATTTCGTCGACCAAAAACATCCACCTATATCAAAAGACCTCACTCATTCTTAGAAAACTTTATGGTTCAACAAGGCAATATCCCTCGAACTGTAAACTTTACGAACCAATGGGCGTGCAACACCAAAGGAGAATGGTACGAATTAACAAAAGGCAGATTTACGGCAGATGCAACAGCACATAAAGAAGAACGTTTAGATTATGCTGGGGGCGCTACCAATGGACACTTTTTCCTAAAAAACTGTGGTTTCTTTAGCGATCGTGTAACATTTGACCAAAATTTTGAAAGAGAAGCACAAGGAAACAAACCCCAAATCGACTTCTCCAAACTACCATAA